From one Actinomycetota bacterium genomic stretch:
- a CDS encoding citrate/2-methylcitrate synthase yields PDPVPVWHVGTAALDAGRRAQAALPPTALPLERIRVIAAALAAGDELRLELHPGAVTAAGRSLIAGLVDCLPHPGPAPDGTAIAGRLWGGLSPRDPAPGLVGVVDVALVLLADHELAASTVAARVAASVRADPYAVVSAGLATVSGTLHGGASLGIEDLLGEIDRPGDAASGVGARLRRGERLRGFGHRLYPDGDPRARVLLAHLRRAAAGSPRLEVVEAVLDTTGRRGLPAPNVDFALAAVAHVTGMTRGAGEAVFAVARTAGWIAHALEEYDRNTPIRPRARYTGPAPGS; encoded by the coding sequence TCCCCGACCCCGTCCCCGTCTGGCACGTGGGCACCGCGGCCCTCGACGCCGGCCGGCGCGCCCAGGCCGCCCTCCCCCCCACGGCCCTGCCCCTGGAGCGGATCCGGGTAATCGCCGCCGCCCTGGCCGCCGGGGACGAGCTGCGCCTGGAGCTCCACCCCGGGGCCGTCACCGCCGCCGGCCGGTCCCTGATCGCCGGCCTGGTCGACTGCCTCCCCCATCCCGGCCCGGCGCCGGACGGGACCGCGATCGCCGGCCGGCTGTGGGGCGGGCTCTCCCCCCGCGACCCGGCGCCCGGGCTGGTCGGGGTCGTCGACGTCGCGCTGGTCCTGCTGGCCGACCACGAGCTGGCCGCGTCGACGGTGGCGGCCAGGGTGGCCGCCTCGGTCCGGGCCGACCCGTACGCGGTGGTGTCGGCCGGGCTGGCCACGGTCAGCGGGACCCTGCACGGGGGGGCGTCGCTGGGGATCGAGGACCTCCTGGGCGAGATCGACCGGCCCGGCGACGCGGCCAGCGGGGTCGGGGCGCGCCTTCGCCGGGGCGAACGCCTGCGCGGCTTCGGTCACCGCCTCTACCCGGACGGCGACCCGCGCGCCCGGGTCCTGCTCGCCCACCTGCGGCGCGCCGCCGCCGGGTCGCCGCGGCTGGAGGTCGTGGAGGCGGTCCTGGACACCACCGGCCGCCGGGGCCTCCCCGCCCCCAACGTCGACTTCGCCCTCGCCGCCGTCGCCCACGTCACCGGCATGACCCGCGGCGCCGGCGAGGCCGTCTTCGCCGTCGCCCGCACCGCCGGCTGGATCGCCCACGCCCTCGAGGAGTACGACCGCAACACCCCCATCCGCCCCCGCGCCCGCTACACCGGCCCTGCCCCTGGGTCCTGA